A single region of the Pseudomonas granadensis genome encodes:
- the hglS gene encoding 2-oxoadipate dioxygenase/decarboxylase HglS produces the protein MTVQPFVSPDLIRQRFSKAMSDMYRKEVPLYGALMQLVEQTNRDVLRNQPDIARQLHSTGEIERLDMERHGAIRVGTATELATLARLFAVMGMQPVGYYDLTPAGVPVHSTAFRAVHEDALQVSPFRVFTSLLRLELIEDPDVLAFAESVLARRSIFTQEALRLIAHAETAGGLNESEAEAFVLQAVETFRWHHSATVTAAQYQTLSAQHRLIADVVAFKGPHINHLTPRTLDIDRVQEQMPKHGITPKAVIEGPPRRQCPILLRQTSFKALDEPIAFTDQQQTRGSHSARFGEIEQRGAALTPKGRALYDRLLNAARDELGDFPNEGNAVRYNALMTQHFGEFPDNVEGMHKQGLAYFRFFATEKGMAASGLRESSLEDLLRRGYVKAEPLVYEDFLPVSAAGIFQSNLGDAAQTHYGEHSNRQAFEQALGRATIDELGLYAATQQRSIEECAAVLRIKLRCF, from the coding sequence ATGACCGTGCAGCCGTTTGTCAGCCCCGACCTGATCCGCCAACGCTTCTCCAAAGCGATGTCCGACATGTACCGCAAAGAAGTGCCGCTGTACGGCGCGCTGATGCAATTGGTGGAGCAGACCAACCGCGATGTGCTGCGTAATCAACCAGACATAGCCCGGCAACTGCACAGCACCGGCGAAATCGAACGTCTGGACATGGAGCGTCACGGCGCTATCCGTGTCGGCACCGCCACCGAACTGGCCACCCTCGCCCGCCTGTTTGCAGTGATGGGCATGCAGCCGGTGGGCTATTACGACCTGACGCCGGCGGGGGTGCCGGTACATTCCACGGCGTTTCGCGCGGTGCATGAAGACGCCTTACAGGTCAGCCCGTTTCGCGTGTTCACCTCGCTGCTGCGCCTGGAGCTGATTGAGGATCCCGACGTGCTCGCCTTTGCCGAATCGGTGCTGGCTCGGCGTTCTATCTTTACCCAGGAAGCATTGCGCCTGATCGCCCACGCTGAAACCGCGGGCGGGCTGAATGAAAGCGAGGCCGAGGCATTCGTTTTACAGGCAGTGGAAACCTTTCGCTGGCACCACAGCGCCACCGTCACCGCCGCGCAATACCAGACGTTGAGCGCGCAGCACCGTTTGATCGCCGACGTCGTCGCCTTCAAAGGTCCGCACATCAACCACCTGACCCCGCGTACGCTGGACATCGACCGCGTGCAGGAACAGATGCCGAAGCATGGCATCACCCCCAAAGCAGTGATTGAAGGCCCACCGCGCCGGCAATGTCCGATTCTGCTGCGCCAGACCAGTTTCAAGGCACTGGACGAGCCGATCGCCTTCACCGATCAGCAGCAGACCCGCGGCAGTCACAGCGCGCGCTTCGGCGAAATCGAACAACGCGGTGCGGCGCTGACACCCAAAGGCCGAGCGCTGTATGACCGATTGCTGAATGCGGCGCGGGATGAGCTGGGCGATTTTCCCAACGAAGGCAACGCCGTACGCTACAACGCACTGATGACTCAGCATTTTGGCGAATTCCCTGACAACGTCGAGGGCATGCACAAACAGGGGCTGGCGTATTTTCGCTTTTTCGCTACGGAAAAAGGCATGGCCGCGAGTGGTCTCAGAGAGTCGTCGCTGGAAGATTTGTTGCGTAGGGGCTATGTGAAAGCTGAGCCACTGGTGTACGAAGATTTCCTGCCGGTGAGTGCGGCGGGAATTTTTCAGTCAAACCTCGGCGACGCGGCGCAGACGCACTATGGCGAACATTCCAATCGCCAGGCCTTCGAACAAGCGCTCGGGCGCGCGACCATCGACGAACTGGGTTTGTATGCCGCGACGCAACAGCGCTCGATCGAGGAGTGCGCCGCGGTGTTGCGGATCAAATTGCGCTGCTTCTGA
- the glcF gene encoding glycolate oxidase subunit GlcF — MQTTLSEQARQLPRAAEAEKILRTCVHCGFCNATCPTYQLLGDELDGPRGRIYLIKQVLEGAPATAQTQLHLDRCLSCRNCETTCPSGVDYHNLLDIGRAVVDQAVPRTSAQRLLREGLRALAPNPRVFKSLLRVGATFRPLLPRLLESKLPHAVSGNDSRPAPRHARRVLLLEGCVQPGLSPNTNDATARVLDRLGISVTPVTQAGCCGALDYHLDAQAKGLDRARQNIDAWWPHLQNGAEAIVQTASGCGAFIKDYGHLLENDPAYAAKARHISERTLDLVQILAQEPLEQVCAASEQRIAVHCPCTLQHALKLGGAVEAVLTRLGFNLTAVPDGHLCCGSAGTYSLTQPLLARQLRDNRLNALESGRPQLIVTSNVGCQSHLASAGRTRVVHWIELVDQSLAE; from the coding sequence ATGCAAACCACGCTCAGCGAACAAGCGCGACAGCTGCCCCGAGCCGCCGAGGCGGAAAAGATTTTGCGCACCTGCGTGCATTGTGGTTTTTGCAACGCGACCTGCCCGACCTATCAACTGCTCGGCGATGAGCTCGATGGCCCGCGTGGGCGCATCTATCTGATCAAGCAAGTGCTCGAAGGCGCACCGGCGACCGCGCAGACGCAACTGCATCTGGATCGTTGCCTGTCCTGCCGCAATTGCGAAACCACCTGTCCGTCCGGCGTCGACTATCACAACCTGCTCGACATTGGCCGTGCGGTGGTCGATCAGGCCGTGCCGCGTACATCGGCTCAGCGGCTGTTGCGTGAGGGCCTGCGGGCCCTGGCGCCGAATCCACGCGTGTTCAAAAGCTTGTTGCGGGTAGGCGCGACATTCAGGCCGCTGTTGCCGCGTTTGCTGGAAAGCAAACTGCCGCACGCGGTGTCAGGCAACGATTCGCGCCCCGCTCCTCGGCATGCGCGCCGCGTGTTGCTACTGGAAGGCTGCGTGCAACCGGGGCTGTCGCCGAACACCAACGATGCGACGGCGCGCGTGCTGGATCGACTCGGCATCAGCGTCACTCCGGTAACGCAAGCCGGTTGTTGCGGCGCGCTGGATTATCACCTCGACGCCCAAGCCAAAGGACTCGATCGAGCCCGGCAAAATATCGATGCGTGGTGGCCTCACCTGCAGAACGGCGCCGAAGCGATTGTGCAAACCGCCAGCGGCTGCGGCGCATTTATCAAGGATTATGGGCATTTGCTGGAAAACGATCCGGCTTATGCGGCCAAGGCACGGCATATCAGCGAGCGGACGCTGGATCTGGTGCAGATCCTCGCGCAGGAACCGCTGGAACAGGTGTGCGCTGCCAGCGAACAACGAATCGCCGTGCATTGCCCGTGCACCTTGCAGCACGCGCTGAAACTCGGCGGCGCGGTGGAGGCGGTGTTGACCCGTCTCGGTTTCAATCTCACCGCCGTGCCGGACGGCCATTTGTGTTGCGGCTCGGCAGGCACCTATTCGCTGACGCAACCGCTGCTGGCCCGGCAGTTGCGCGATAACCGCCTCAACGCGCTGGAGAGCGGCCGGCCGCAGTTGATCGTCACCTCCAACGTCGGCTGCCAGAGCCATCTGGCCAGCGCCGGGCGTACCCGCGTGGTGCACTGGATCGAACTGGTGGATCAGTCGTTGGCAGAATGA
- the glcE gene encoding glycolate oxidase subunit GlcE — translation MADFDGASALLDQVNAARANRTPLKIQGGNSKTFLGREVAGEVLDTRAHCGIVRYEPTELVITARAGTPLSELLSALDSAGQMLPCEPPAFTDSATVGGMIATGLSGPRRPWSGSVRDFVLGTRVITGLGQYLRFGGEVMKNVAGYDLSRLMAGSFGCLGLLTEVSLKVLPKPRQCLSIRLDIDCTRALSKLAEWGQQPLPISAACHDGTSLYLRLEGGEGSVTAAHQRLGGEPLDSIFWSDLNEHRLAFFDEGLPLWRLSLPNNLSPLELPGEQLIDWAGAQRWLKSDSTGIHALAQSLGGHATCFSHGASDTPFQPLAPTLLRYHRQLKAQLDPQGLFNPGRMYAEF, via the coding sequence ATGGCCGATTTCGACGGCGCCAGCGCCCTGCTCGATCAGGTCAACGCCGCGCGCGCCAATCGCACACCGTTGAAAATCCAGGGGGGCAACAGCAAGACGTTTCTCGGTCGCGAGGTGGCGGGCGAAGTACTCGACACTCGTGCGCACTGTGGCATCGTGCGCTACGAACCGACCGAACTGGTGATCACCGCGCGCGCGGGGACGCCGTTATCAGAGCTGCTTTCAGCACTGGACAGCGCCGGGCAAATGCTGCCGTGCGAACCACCGGCATTCACCGACAGCGCCACTGTCGGCGGCATGATCGCGACAGGTTTATCGGGCCCGCGGCGGCCGTGGTCAGGCTCGGTGCGCGACTTCGTGCTCGGCACGCGAGTCATCACCGGCCTCGGTCAGTACTTGCGTTTTGGCGGCGAAGTGATGAAAAACGTCGCCGGGTACGACCTGTCACGGCTGATGGCCGGCAGTTTTGGTTGCCTTGGCCTGCTCACCGAAGTCTCGCTGAAGGTCCTGCCCAAACCGCGCCAGTGCCTGAGCATTCGCCTGGATATCGACTGCACCCGCGCCTTGAGCAAACTTGCCGAGTGGGGTCAGCAACCACTGCCGATCAGTGCGGCATGTCACGATGGCACAAGTCTTTATTTGCGCCTTGAGGGCGGCGAAGGTTCGGTGACCGCGGCGCATCAACGCCTCGGTGGTGAACCGTTGGACTCGATTTTCTGGAGCGATCTGAACGAGCATCGCCTGGCCTTTTTCGATGAAGGCCTGCCGCTGTGGCGCCTGTCGCTACCCAACAATCTCAGCCCGCTGGAGCTGCCTGGCGAGCAATTGATCGACTGGGCCGGCGCGCAACGCTGGCTGAAGTCCGACAGCACCGGGATTCACGCCCTCGCCCAGTCGCTGGGCGGCCATGCCACCTGTTTCAGCCACGGTGCCAGTGACACACCGTTCCAGCCGTTGGCGCCGACGCTGTTGCGCTATCACCGCCAACTCAAGGCGCAACTCGATCCGCAAGGGCTGTTCAACCCCGGGCGGATGTACGCGGAGTTCTAG
- the glcD gene encoding glycolate oxidase subunit GlcD — protein sequence MNILYDERLDGPLPQVNKAELLKALQRAVPDLDLLWREEELKPYECDGLSAYRTTPMLVALPRRLDQVQSLLKLCHAQNVPVVARGAGTGLSGGALPLEQGVLLVMARFNNILHIDPAARTARVQPGVRNLAISQAAAPFGLYYAPDPSSQIACSIGGNVAENAGGVHCLKYGLTVHNLLKIEVLTIEGERLTLGSDALDSAGFDLLALFTGSEGLLGIITEVTVKLLPRPQVAKVLLASFDSVEKAGRAVAEIIAAGIIPGGLEMMDNLAIRAAEDFIHAGYPVEAEAILLCELDGVEADVHDDCQRVREVMLAAGATEVRQAQDEAERVRFWAGRKNAFPAIGRLSPDYYCMDGTIPRRELPGVLQGIAMLAEEYGLRVANVFHAGDGNMHPLILFDANQAGELQRAEALGGKILELCVQVGGSITGEHGVGREKINQMCAQFNSDELSLFHAVKAAFDPKGLLNPGKNIPTLHRCAEFGAMHIHAGQLPFPELERF from the coding sequence ATGAACATCCTCTATGACGAGCGCCTCGACGGCCCGCTGCCGCAGGTGAACAAGGCCGAATTGCTCAAGGCACTGCAACGGGCCGTGCCTGACCTCGACCTGCTGTGGCGCGAGGAAGAACTGAAACCTTACGAATGCGATGGCCTCTCCGCCTACCGCACCACGCCGATGCTGGTCGCCCTGCCCCGGCGTCTCGATCAGGTGCAGAGCCTGCTCAAACTTTGCCACGCACAGAACGTCCCGGTGGTCGCGCGTGGTGCCGGCACCGGGTTGTCCGGCGGCGCCTTGCCGCTGGAACAGGGCGTGTTGCTGGTGATGGCGCGGTTCAACAATATTCTGCATATCGACCCCGCCGCCCGCACCGCGCGGGTTCAGCCGGGGGTGCGCAATCTGGCGATTTCCCAGGCAGCTGCGCCGTTTGGTCTGTACTACGCGCCGGATCCCTCCTCGCAGATCGCCTGTTCGATTGGCGGCAATGTCGCCGAAAACGCTGGCGGCGTGCATTGCCTCAAGTACGGTCTGACCGTGCACAACCTGCTGAAAATCGAAGTGCTGACCATCGAAGGCGAACGCCTGACCCTCGGCTCCGATGCGCTGGATTCGGCAGGTTTCGATTTGCTCGCGCTGTTCACCGGCTCCGAAGGCCTGCTGGGGATCATCACCGAAGTCACGGTCAAGTTGCTGCCCAGACCGCAAGTGGCGAAAGTCCTGCTGGCGAGTTTCGATTCGGTGGAAAAGGCTGGCCGCGCGGTAGCCGAAATCATCGCGGCGGGGATCATTCCCGGCGGACTGGAAATGATGGACAACCTCGCCATCCGCGCCGCCGAAGACTTCATCCACGCCGGTTACCCGGTCGAGGCCGAAGCCATTCTGCTGTGCGAACTGGATGGCGTCGAAGCCGATGTGCATGACGATTGCCAGCGTGTGCGCGAGGTCATGCTCGCCGCGGGGGCGACTGAAGTGCGTCAGGCGCAGGACGAAGCCGAGCGCGTGCGTTTCTGGGCCGGACGCAAGAATGCCTTCCCGGCGATTGGCCGTTTGTCGCCGGACTATTACTGCATGGACGGCACCATCCCGCGCCGGGAATTGCCCGGTGTCCTGCAAGGCATCGCAATGCTTGCCGAAGAGTACGGTTTGCGCGTTGCCAACGTGTTTCATGCCGGCGACGGCAACATGCACCCGCTGATCCTGTTCGACGCCAACCAAGCGGGCGAACTGCAGCGCGCGGAAGCGTTGGGCGGCAAGATCCTCGAACTGTGTGTGCAAGTCGGCGGCAGCATTACCGGCGAGCACGGTGTCGGCCGCGAGAAAATCAATCAGATGTGCGCGCAATTCAACAGTGACGAACTGAGCCTGTTCCATGCAGTAAAAGCGGCGTTCGATCCCAAAGGCCTGCTCAATCCCGGCAAGAACATCCCGACCCTGCACCGCTGCGCCGAATTTGGTGCCATGCACATTCACGCTGGGCAACTGCCATTCCCCGAGCTGGAGCGTTTCTGA
- a CDS encoding alpha/beta fold hydrolase, which yields MLLLFVALAVFVAWSWLSYPAIGHWLYDLSMAIEARLYKLHKIEVPIAEMTVSTWQGGPYEAASAILMLHGFSADKNLWLRFSRHFVRQYRVIIPDLPGHGETGFKAGGGFDIPLQAKRMIQLLDVCGVEKVHVIGNSMGGYLAAWLAATCPERIASLALIDPAGVTAPQASDMERHLARGHNPFLVNSREEFRYLYAMTMASPPWVPKVVLDAIAQRYVQQRDELEEIFREFRASPPMEPILAQIRCPALLLWGRKDRLIDVSSVPVWSKGITNLRVEVWDHVGHMPMVEQPTHSARLYQAFLVSQ from the coding sequence ATGCTTTTGCTGTTTGTCGCCCTCGCGGTTTTCGTGGCCTGGAGCTGGTTGAGTTATCCGGCAATCGGGCACTGGCTGTACGACCTGAGCATGGCCATCGAGGCCAGGTTGTACAAGTTGCACAAGATCGAAGTGCCGATCGCTGAAATGACGGTGTCGACCTGGCAGGGCGGGCCGTACGAAGCGGCCAGTGCGATCCTGATGCTGCACGGTTTCAGCGCCGACAAGAATCTGTGGCTGCGTTTCTCCCGGCACTTTGTGCGGCAGTATCGAGTGATCATTCCGGACTTGCCCGGCCATGGTGAAACCGGCTTCAAGGCCGGTGGCGGTTTTGATATTCCGCTGCAGGCCAAGCGCATGATCCAGTTGCTTGACGTCTGCGGCGTGGAAAAGGTGCATGTGATCGGCAACTCGATGGGCGGCTATCTGGCGGCGTGGCTGGCGGCAACCTGTCCCGAGCGAATCGCCTCGCTCGCGCTGATCGACCCGGCGGGCGTCACCGCGCCGCAGGCCAGCGACATGGAGCGGCATCTGGCGCGCGGGCACAATCCGTTTCTGGTCAATTCCCGCGAAGAGTTTCGCTATCTGTATGCAATGACCATGGCCTCGCCGCCCTGGGTGCCAAAGGTGGTGCTCGACGCTATTGCCCAGCGCTACGTGCAGCAACGCGATGAACTGGAAGAAATCTTCCGCGAGTTCCGCGCCAGCCCGCCGATGGAGCCGATACTGGCGCAAATTCGCTGCCCGGCGCTGTTGCTGTGGGGGCGCAAGGATCGCCTGATCGACGTCAGCAGCGTGCCGGTCTGGAGCAAGGGCATCACCAATTTGCGCGTAGAGGTCTGGGACCACGTCGGGCACATGCCGATGGTCGAGCAACCGACGCATAGCGCACGCCTGTATCAGGCGTTTCTTGTAAGCCAGTGA
- a CDS encoding flavin-containing monooxygenase: MRTYQVLIIGSGFGGQCAAVNLLKAGIDDFRLLERRDFFGGTWCQNTYPGAAVDVPSPLYSLSFAPYRWSQMFAGQAELQRYTEHVIDEFHLRDRVELQTNVERVEWDESAKRWAVHTSRQGVYYAQFLINASGPLSQPVIPHFPGRDRFKGKTFHTNNWDHSYDYRDKRVAIVGSGASAVQVIPAIAPQVEHLHVFQRTPHWVLPRADRPFGPIQRWLLGRKPAYKLLRWLIYWQFETRVIAFKYSKPAIHMVQQHALRFLRRQVPDPQLREKLIPDFTIGCKRVLVSSTYYPTLSRPNVTLHSREQGIASIDETGINTTDGQHVDADLIVWSTGYDATDGVISYPVSGKNAVQLSDVWAEYPRAYLGTSLPDFPNLFIVTGPNTGIGHTSALFIIESQMNYIIDCIRTVRDQGLCSIEVRRDAERTYTAMIHREMQRTVWKSGGCHSWYQSKSGHVIAMFPGFSFSYYRLTRALKPADHILS, encoded by the coding sequence ATGCGCACCTACCAAGTGTTGATCATCGGCAGCGGCTTTGGCGGCCAGTGTGCGGCGGTCAACCTGCTCAAGGCCGGGATCGACGATTTTCGACTGCTGGAGCGACGGGACTTTTTCGGCGGCACCTGGTGCCAGAACACCTACCCCGGCGCAGCTGTGGACGTGCCATCGCCGCTGTATTCCCTGTCGTTCGCGCCTTACCGCTGGTCGCAGATGTTCGCCGGGCAGGCCGAACTGCAGCGCTACACCGAGCACGTCATTGACGAGTTCCATTTGCGTGACCGCGTGGAGCTGCAGACCAATGTCGAGCGCGTCGAATGGGACGAGTCGGCAAAACGCTGGGCCGTCCACACCAGCCGCCAAGGCGTCTACTACGCGCAATTCCTGATCAACGCCAGCGGACCGCTAAGCCAGCCGGTAATCCCACATTTCCCAGGCCGGGATCGCTTCAAGGGCAAGACGTTTCATACAAACAACTGGGACCACAGCTACGACTATCGCGATAAACGTGTGGCCATCGTCGGCAGCGGTGCCAGCGCGGTCCAGGTGATTCCGGCGATAGCGCCGCAAGTGGAACATTTGCACGTTTTTCAGCGCACACCGCATTGGGTACTGCCCCGCGCCGATCGCCCATTCGGACCGATTCAACGCTGGCTGCTCGGCCGTAAACCTGCGTACAAACTGTTGCGCTGGCTGATCTACTGGCAGTTCGAAACCCGCGTGATTGCCTTCAAGTATTCGAAACCGGCGATCCACATGGTGCAGCAGCACGCGCTGCGCTTTCTCAGAAGACAGGTGCCGGACCCGCAGTTGCGGGAAAAACTCATTCCGGACTTCACCATCGGCTGCAAACGCGTGCTGGTCTCAAGTACTTACTACCCGACATTGAGCCGCCCGAACGTCACCTTGCACAGCCGCGAACAAGGCATCGCTTCCATCGACGAAACCGGGATCAACACCACGGACGGCCAGCATGTCGACGCGGATCTGATTGTCTGGTCGACCGGTTACGACGCCACCGACGGGGTGATTTCCTACCCGGTCAGCGGAAAAAACGCCGTTCAGCTCAGCGATGTCTGGGCCGAATATCCGCGCGCCTATCTGGGCACCAGCCTGCCGGACTTTCCCAATCTGTTTATTGTCACCGGTCCGAACACCGGCATCGGCCATACCTCGGCGCTGTTCATCATCGAGTCGCAGATGAACTACATCATCGATTGCATCCGCACCGTGCGCGATCAAGGGTTGTGCAGCATCGAAGTGCGCCGCGACGCAGAACGTACCTACACTGCAATGATCCACCGGGAAATGCAGCGCACGGTGTGGAAATCCGGTGGTTGCCACAGTTGGTATCAAAGCAAGAGCGGTCATGTGATCGCCATGTTTCCCGGCTTCAGTTTCAGCTACTACCGTTTGACCCGGGCGCTGAAACCCGCCGATCACATTCTGTCCTGA
- a CDS encoding diguanylate cyclase — MGNAGGKGLSVARRLYTSRILGLLLGLLCVSVAMYALDPPLWVWALMFFNGLVWPHLAFQWARRSRVPYHAEHRNLLIDAFLGGFWVAAMHFNPLPTAVTISMMAMNNVAIGGARFLLAGSAAQLLGVFVGLAVFAPAFVPQTSPAQMYACFPLLLLYPLALGWICFRQAYNLGRHKRELLALSRTDSLTGLLNHGAWKDQLEIAFQRCRRQQHGAAIALIDIDHFKTINDTYGHVAGDIVLRQLSKLLKHNLRATDVAGRYGGDEFCVILPELPLFNAAQAMEALRERFAILGYEQNPALKVSLSIGLAAYDPMHADATRWLNEADQALYEAKASGRNRVICNCDEQPRQPVLDSV, encoded by the coding sequence ATGGGAAATGCCGGAGGAAAGGGACTTTCAGTCGCCAGGAGGCTCTATACGTCGCGAATCCTCGGGCTGTTGCTTGGGCTGCTGTGTGTGTCCGTGGCGATGTATGCGCTCGATCCGCCGCTTTGGGTCTGGGCACTGATGTTCTTCAACGGCCTGGTCTGGCCACATCTGGCGTTTCAATGGGCGCGCCGCTCGCGTGTTCCCTATCATGCAGAACACCGGAATCTGTTGATCGATGCTTTTCTCGGTGGTTTCTGGGTCGCCGCGATGCATTTCAATCCATTGCCCACGGCGGTGACCATTTCGATGATGGCGATGAACAACGTCGCGATTGGTGGCGCACGCTTTCTGTTGGCAGGCTCTGCTGCGCAATTGCTTGGGGTGTTCGTCGGCCTGGCGGTGTTTGCCCCGGCATTCGTCCCGCAAACTTCGCCTGCGCAGATGTACGCGTGTTTCCCGTTACTGCTGCTGTATCCGTTGGCGCTGGGCTGGATCTGCTTTCGTCAGGCCTACAACCTCGGCCGGCATAAACGCGAACTGCTTGCCCTGAGCCGCACCGACAGCCTGACCGGGCTGCTTAACCACGGCGCCTGGAAAGATCAGCTGGAAATTGCCTTTCAGCGCTGCAGACGCCAGCAGCATGGCGCAGCAATTGCTTTGATCGACATCGATCATTTCAAGACGATCAACGACACCTACGGCCATGTCGCCGGCGATATCGTGTTGCGCCAGTTGAGCAAGTTGCTCAAGCACAACCTGCGCGCGACGGACGTGGCCGGACGCTATGGCGGGGACGAGTTCTGCGTGATCCTGCCCGAACTGCCGCTGTTCAACGCCGCCCAGGCCATGGAGGCGTTGCGCGAGCGTTTCGCGATTCTGGGTTATGAGCAGAATCCGGCGCTGAAGGTCAGTTTGAGCATTGGCCTGGCGGCTTACGATCCGATGCATGCCGACGCCACACGCTGGCTCAATGAGGCCGATCAGGCGCTGTACGAAGCCAAGGCGAGCGGGCGTAATCGGGTGATCTGCAATTGCGACGAGCAGCCTCGCCAGCCGGTGCTCGATTCGGTCTGA
- a CDS encoding M20/M25/M40 family metallo-hydrolase, with product MTFSFPRSLLAAGLGLSLTLAATGAFAEPHKQVLADAEQYQPEALKLLERLVNIDSGSGYEPGLKQVSDIAIDELKKLGATIELVPNTPEKSSHVLATLKGTGKAKILLMAHMDTVFKEGSAAERPFHIKDGRAYGPGVMDDKGGIVAGIYALKVLKNLDFKDYAQITFLLDASEETGSDVATDLIKKTAKQHDVTLNLEPGRPADGLVVWRKGSATALVEVKGKAAHAGVAPELGRNAAMEAAHQILQLGKLGDEAKKTTINFTVLKAGDRTNVIPDQATAKADVRAAVPEEFDRIEKDLARVSQDKLIAETEVKTSLQRGLPPMPQTAESDRLMAMAQGIYGEIGRKLTEEGSGGAADASLSAGVGTPTLDGFGIVGGNIHTPEEYAEVASVAPRIYLLSRMIMELAKPR from the coding sequence ATGACGTTCTCATTTCCTCGCTCCCTTTTGGCCGCCGGCCTCGGCCTGTCTCTGACCCTCGCTGCCACCGGCGCCTTCGCCGAACCGCACAAGCAAGTGCTCGCCGATGCCGAGCAGTACCAGCCCGAAGCGCTGAAGTTGCTCGAGCGGCTGGTCAATATCGACTCGGGTTCCGGTTACGAACCCGGTCTCAAGCAAGTCAGCGACATCGCCATCGATGAGCTGAAAAAGCTCGGCGCGACGATTGAACTGGTACCCAATACACCGGAAAAGTCCAGCCATGTATTGGCCACGCTGAAGGGCACCGGCAAGGCGAAGATCCTGCTGATGGCGCACATGGACACTGTTTTCAAGGAAGGCTCGGCGGCCGAGCGGCCGTTTCACATCAAGGACGGCCGCGCATACGGGCCGGGGGTGATGGACGACAAGGGCGGTATCGTCGCCGGAATTTATGCGCTGAAAGTGCTGAAGAACCTTGATTTCAAGGACTACGCGCAAATCACCTTCCTGCTCGATGCCAGCGAAGAAACCGGTTCGGACGTCGCCACCGACCTGATCAAGAAAACCGCCAAACAGCACGATGTGACCCTCAACCTCGAGCCAGGCCGCCCGGCCGATGGCCTGGTGGTGTGGCGCAAGGGCAGCGCAACGGCGCTGGTCGAGGTCAAGGGCAAAGCCGCGCACGCCGGTGTCGCGCCAGAACTGGGGCGCAACGCCGCCATGGAAGCGGCGCACCAGATTCTGCAACTGGGCAAGCTCGGCGATGAGGCGAAGAAGACCACTATCAACTTCACCGTGCTCAAGGCCGGCGATCGCACCAATGTGATTCCCGATCAAGCCACTGCCAAGGCTGACGTCCGCGCGGCGGTGCCCGAAGAGTTCGATCGGATCGAGAAGGACCTGGCGAGGGTCTCTCAGGACAAGCTGATTGCTGAAACCGAGGTGAAGACCTCGTTGCAGCGAGGCTTGCCGCCAATGCCGCAAACGGCCGAGTCGGATCGCCTGATGGCCATGGCCCAAGGCATTTACGGCGAGATCGGCCGCAAACTGACCGAGGAGGGCAGTGGTGGCGCGGCGGATGCGAGTTTGTCTGCCGGGGTTGGCACGCCGACGCTGGATGGTTTTGGCATTGTTGGCGGCAATATTCATACGCCCGAGGAATACGCCGAAGTGGCGAGCGTGGCGCCGCGAATTTATTTGTTGTCGCGGATGATCATGGAGTTGGCCAAGCCGCGGTGA
- a CDS encoding isocitrate lyase/PEP mutase family protein, with product MTRLSHQDLRRNFRQLLASDTCYHTASVFDPMSARIAADLGFEVGILGGSVASLQVLGAPDFALITLSEFAEQATRIGRVAQLPVIADADHGYGNALNVMRTIVELERAGVAALTIEDTLLPAQFGRKSTDLITVAEGVGKIRAALEARVDTEMAIIARTNAGILPNQEIISRTRQYQAAGADGICMVGVQDFDQLEQIAEHLTVPLMLVTYGNPALRDDKRLAELGVRVTIDGHGAYFAAIKATYDSLREQRQIFTQAADLSATELTHTYTQPEEYILWAKEYMSVKE from the coding sequence ATGACCAGGCTTTCTCATCAAGATTTGCGCCGTAACTTCCGTCAGTTGCTGGCCTCCGACACCTGCTACCACACGGCTTCGGTGTTTGATCCGATGTCGGCGCGCATCGCCGCCGATCTCGGTTTTGAAGTGGGGATTCTCGGCGGCTCCGTGGCCTCGTTGCAGGTCCTCGGCGCCCCGGACTTTGCCCTGATCACCCTCAGCGAGTTCGCCGAACAAGCCACCCGTATCGGCCGCGTAGCCCAATTGCCAGTGATCGCCGACGCCGACCACGGCTACGGCAACGCCCTGAATGTGATGCGCACGATCGTCGAACTGGAACGCGCCGGCGTCGCTGCACTGACCATCGAAGATACCCTGCTGCCAGCGCAATTCGGCCGTAAATCTACCGATCTGATCACCGTCGCCGAAGGCGTCGGCAAGATCCGCGCGGCGCTGGAAGCCCGCGTCGACACGGAAATGGCCATCATTGCCCGCACCAATGCCGGCATTCTGCCGAATCAGGAAATCATCAGCCGCACCCGCCAATACCAAGCGGCGGGCGCCGATGGCATCTGCATGGTTGGCGTACAGGATTTCGATCAGCTCGAGCAGATCGCCGAGCACCTCACCGTACCTCTAATGTTGGTGACCTACGGCAACCCAGCGTTGCGCGATGACAAACGCCTGGCCGAGCTGGGTGTGCGCGTGACCATCGACGGGCACGGTGCTTACTTTGCGGCGATCAAAGCGACTTACGACAGCCTGCGCGAGCAACGGCAGATCTTCACCCAGGCTGCCGATCTCAGCGCAACGGAATTGACCCACACGTATACCCAGCCGGAGGAATACATTCTCTGGGCCAAGGAGTACATGAGCGTCAAGGAGTGA